From one Rosa rugosa chromosome 4, drRosRugo1.1, whole genome shotgun sequence genomic stretch:
- the LOC133742781 gene encoding uncharacterized protein LOC133742781 codes for MAFPCISASENDAMESSLVSGMSEICGQNFGFSNICFSESCSMWGDDVQKILDLHSVHDYFLLRMGKRRNGEADLVVFWHKGSDSKKELEHPHSESTIFSEMVSFVDQSGAKYAVLYLSDPIKSIQYPSH; via the coding sequence ATGGCATTCCCCTGTATTTCTGCATCAGAGAATGATGCTATGGAAAGTTCTTTAGTGTCAGGGATGTCAGAGATTTGTGGGCAGAATTTTGGATTCAGTAATATTTGTTTCTCAGAGTCATGCTCTATGTGGGGTGATGATGTTCAAAAGATTTTAGACCTGCATTCGGTCCATGATTATTTTCTTTTGAGGATGGGGAAGAGACGAAATGGGGAAGCAGATTTGGTGGTGTTCTGGCACAAAGGATCTGATTCTAAAAAGGAACTAGAACACCCACATTCAGAGAGTACAATTTTCTCTGAGATGGTTAGTTTTGTGGATCAGTCTGGGGCAAAATATGCAGTTCTATATCTCTCAGACCCCATTAAATCAATCCAATATCCTTCTCATTGA
- the LOC133742112 gene encoding uncharacterized protein LOC133742112 has translation MANSLFIPNNYFVIPPPRVSASFSSKPIAPPPLPLLGFSVTNSSPIVLHSRSSSRRASFFKSHLSARGSVPPVNAKEDNVDSSGADQQHLPSLRTLLKVYKMQFSMKMKRLSKIEAWIEVIENKQNELVQKVSSISAEVTSGKEKLIRLQADFDNCRKRFEKERLTVRTDAQGEVIESLLPMVDNFERAKQQIRPETEKEKKIDTSYQGIYKQFVEIMRSLRVASVPTKGKPFDPSVHEAIAREESQEFPEGIVIQEIRRGFLLGGRLLRPAMVKVSIGPGRKKSPVATEKSSGSTATAASVEN, from the exons ATGGCGAACTCGTTGTTTATCCCAAACAACTACTTCGTCATACCTCCTCCTCGTGTTTCTGCTTCCTTCTCCTCAAAACccattgctcctcctcctctacctCTTCTAGGCTTTTCAGTCACCAACTCTTCCCCCATAGTTTTACATAGCCGCAGCAGTAGCAGGCGTGCCTCGTTTTTCAAATCTCATCTTTCTGCTCGAGGCTCTGTTCCCCCA GTGAATGCCAAAGAGGATAATGTAGATTCTAGTGGAGCAGATCAACAACATTTGCCTAGTTTGAGGACCCTCCTTAAAGTTTACAAGATGCAATTTTCAATGAAGATGAAAAGACTGTCCAAAATTGAGGCATGGATAGAAGTAATAGAAAATAAGCAGAATGAATTAGTCCAGAAAGTATCATCTATATCTGCAGAGGTAACATCAGGGAAGGAAAAGCTTATCCGCTTGCAAGCAGATTTTGATAATTGCAGAAAAAGATTTGAGAAAGAGAGACTTACCGTGAGGACTGATGCTCAAGGAGAAGTAATTGAGAGCCTTTTGCCCATGGTTGACAATTTTGAGAGAGCAAAACAACAGATTAGACCTGAAActgaaaaggagaagaagattgatACAAGTTACCAAGGTATATACAAGCAATTTGTTGAGATTATGAGGAGCTTGCGTGTGGCCTCTGTGCCAACTAAGGGAAAGCCCTTTGATCCTTCG GTGCATGAAGCTATTGCAAGAGAAGAGTCTCAAGAATTTCCTGAGGGGATTGTCATTCAAGAGATTCGCCGTGGCTTTTTACTTGGAGGTAGACTTCTAAGACCAGCAATGGTTAAAGTCTCTATAGGGCCTGGCAGAAAGAAATCCCCTGTGGCCACTGAGAAATCATCAGGGTCAACTGCAACAGCCGCTTCGGTAGAGAATTGA
- the LOC133742774 gene encoding uncharacterized protein LOC133742774, with translation MRSNGSLPISSSSEHWEQHQGGSNKEEDFSHVPLDSRDRSGPIHSTLGEALRAKNPSGTVTTLRGSRGSLTFSPPFDLNSSELRLPYPQVKRAQDQKKRKETQKQEFIELFKSVNINIPLLNAIKQVPAYAKCLKDMCTNKRKFVENEDIYLSEQVSAVLQRRLTPKLSDPGSFTIPCTIGSRNFDHALLDLGASINLMPYDLYKTLSLEPIKPLKIKLKMADRRIKYPRGVVEDVLVKVDELYVPTDFVVLDMDSPSCDDDDDELPIIFGRAFMATVGVKIDVQKGLLTMTVFDTTIGFRIFDAMRSPLYHLDECFRIDVMDDIVGKNFIEHSYTDYMETCIAQGGSEFESKEHVEAIAHLEALTPYLPRRVPPVLPLPPSTTPPIPSYETPPDLELKTLPSTLRYAFLGEESTLPVIISSKLSKVEED, from the coding sequence ATGCGTTCTAATGGTTCACTACCTATTTCGTCATCTAGTGAGCATTGGGAACAACATCAAGGGGGAAGTAATAAGGAGGAAGACTTTTCTCATGTACCTTTGGATTCTAGGGATAGGAGTGGACCGATCCATTCTACACTAGGCGAGGCCTTGAGGGCTAAGAACCCTAGTGGGACGGTTACCACCCTTAGGGGTTCAAGGGGGAGTCTCACTTTTTCTCCACCTTTTGATTTGAACTCATCGGAGCTTAGACTTCCCTATCCACAAGTTAAGAGGGCTCAAGATCAAAAGAAGCGGAAGGAGACACAAAAGCAAGAGTTCATTGAGCTATTCAAGTCCGTTAACATCAATATCCCATTACTTAATGCCATCAAGCAAGTACCGGCCTATGCAAAATGCTTGAAGGACATGTGCACTAATAAGAGAAAGTTTGTGGAGAATGAAGATATATACTTAAGTGAGCAAGTGTCGGCCGTTCTTCAAAGGAGGTTGACTCCTAAGCTTAGTGACCCAGGATCttttactattccatgtaccattgggtcacgaaactttgatcaTGCATTATTGGACTTGGGGGCTAGTATCAACCTTATGCCATATGATTTGTACAAGACTTTATCATTGGAGCCAATTAAGCCTTTGAAAATTAAGCTTAAGATGGCAGATAGGAGAATTAAGTACCCTCGTGGAGTGGTGGAGGATGTTCTTGTCAAGGTAGATGAGCTTTATGTGCCGACTGATTTTGTAGTACTTGATATGGACTCTCCTTcttgtgatgatgatgatgatgagttacCCATCATTTTTGGTAGAGCTTTTATGGCGACCGTCGGGGTGAAGATTGATGTTCAAAAGGGTTTACTCACCATGACAGTCTTTGACACTACCATTGGATTTCGTATTTTTGATGCTATGAGGAGTCCATTATATCATCTTGATGAGTGCTTCCGGATTGATGTTATGGATGATATTGTTGGGAAGAACTTTATTGAGCATTCATACACGGATTACATGGAGACTTGCATTGCTCAAGGTGgaagcgaatttgagagtaaggAGCATGTTGAGGCTATTGCACACTTAGAGGCATTGACACCATATTTGCCTAGACGTGTTCCACCAGTTTTACCTTTGCCACCTTCTACTACACCACCTATTCCTTCATATGAGACCCCACCAGATTTGGAGCTAAAGACTTTACCTTCGACTTTGAGATATGCATTTCTAGGGGAGGAGAGCACATTGCCGGTTATTATCTCATCGAAGTTGAGTAAAGTTGAGGAAGATTAG